From Haloglomus litoreum, the proteins below share one genomic window:
- a CDS encoding translation initiation factor produces the protein MAKDLSDIAGLPAELGIDDDLARADARLRIRLENRRYGKPVTIVEGFDDTDLDALASELKGALGTGGTTTDGTIELQGDHVDRVPALLHERGFTVDG, from the coding sequence GTGGCAAAGGACCTCTCCGACATCGCCGGGTTACCGGCGGAGCTGGGTATCGACGACGACCTCGCGCGGGCGGACGCACGGCTCCGCATCCGCCTCGAGAATCGCCGCTACGGCAAGCCCGTCACCATCGTCGAGGGCTTCGACGACACCGACCTCGACGCGCTCGCCTCCGAACTGAAGGGCGCGCTCGGCACCGGCGGGACCACCACCGATGGGACCATCGAACTGCAGGGTGACCACGTCGATCGCGTGCCGGCGCTCCTCCACGAGCGCGGCTTCACCGTCGACGGCTGA